The genome window TGTGCTGAAAGATTTTCACTTCGAAAGTTTACACCAGGCCATTCAGCCGTATGCTTTCATGCTCAACAGCCGGCCCAATTTTAATTACATCATTGTTCATGTGAATACGAAAGACATGGCCAATGTGCTAAGTTTTATGGAGCAGAAGTGGAAAACCTTGCGGTCCGATGAGCCGTTTGAATACACGTTCCTGAACGAAGATTTTCAGAAAAACTACCAGGCTGAAACCCGTACGTCGCGGATTGTTCAGACTTTTACCATCATCTCTATCCTGATTTCCTGCCTTGGTCTGTTTGGCCTGGCGGCCTTTGCGGCGCAGCAACGCACCAAGGAAATCGGCGTCCGCAAAGTGCTGGGCGCATCGATCGCGAATATCGTGCTTCTGTTGTCGAAAGATTTTCTAAAGCTGGTTCTGATCGCCATCGTTATCGCTTCGCCGCTGGCCTGGTATGCCATGAACAACTGGTTGCAGGCGTTTGCCTACCGAACTGAAATTCCGTGGTGGATTTTTGTGCTGACGGCCAGTCTGGCTGTGCTGATTGCGTTCGTTACGGTAAGTTTCCAAAGTATCAAGGCAGCCATGATGAATCCGGTCAAAAGCCTTAAAACGGAATAACTCGTTATGATCCAAAACTATCTTAAGATTGCCTGGAGAAATCTGATCAAGCACCCCACAACCACCGGCATTCACCTGCTGGGCTTAACGCTGGGTTTGACGACCTGCCTGCTGATTGTACTTTTCATCCAGAATGAGTGGAGCTTTGACCGGCATCATCAACAGGGCGAACGCATCTACCGCGTGAACACGATCAATACCACTGGCGACGATGTGGAAAAGACCGGGGTTACGCCGTATCCGCTGGGGGCAGCTTTAAGACAGGATTTTCCCGATTGGTCAAAGATTGTCAGTGTGCATACCGAAGAAGACGCGCCCGTCTTTATTTCATCGGACAAAATTCTGCGGGAAAAAAAGGTGTTGTTTGCCGAGCCGTCTTATCTGGATGTGTTTGGGATCGAGATGGTCGCCGGGAACGGACGCGCTACGTTAACGCAGCCCAATCAGGTTATTTTGAGCGAAAGCACGGCCCGCAAGTTTTTTGGTAACGCATCAGCCATCGGCAAGACCATCCGGTTGGGAACTACCTCAACCATGCAGGTGACGGGCATCATGCGGGATATGCCAACGCAATCCAGTCTGGGGGCGGGAATGTTGGTTTCGTACGCTTCGCTGAAAAAATATTTTCAGATGGACATTGATCAGTGGGGCCTGGAATCGGGAGGAAGCGTTTTTGCGCTACTGCCCGAAGGTAATTCCCCCGATCAATATGCGGGTCGGTTGCGGCAGGCTATCCAAAAGTATTTCTCGAAAGAGGATGCCGAAACCCGCGAATTTGTCCTGCAACCCCTGCACGATATTCACTTCAATTCCGATTTCAAGGGAACCCGATTCGAGCCAGCCATTGCCCCAACGTACCTTTATGTGTTTGGTGCTGTCGGCCTATTTGTGCTGCTAATTGCCTGCGTGAATTTCATCAACATGTCAACGGCCCGCGCCATGACCCGCGCTAAAGAAGTGGGTGTCCGCAAGGTTATTGGTGCTACGCGGAGCCAGCTGGTTGGGCAGTTTCTGAGTGAAGCGTTTTGGCTGGCTGGAATTTCGGCCCTGCTTGCGCTGGTCCTGACGCATCAGCTGCTTCCGCTGGTAAACGAGTTTATGCAGAAACAGATCCACTTTCAGTGGGTACAGGTAGGAATACTCATGCTGACGCTGGCATTGCTGACGTCGGTTGCGGCGGGGCTGTATCCGGCCGCTTTCATGGCTCGTTTTAAACCCATTCGGGCGCTGAAAACCGGCGGGGAACAGGGGCGAGGCAGCCAAACCTGGTTACGGCAGGGGCTGGTTGTCTTTCAGTTTTCCATCTCGCTGATTCTGGCGGTGGGGGTCGTCGTTCTTTACCAGCAAATGAATTATTTCCGGCAGAAAGATTTGGGTTTCAAGCGGGAAGCCCTGGTGGTCGTTTCGCTCCCTGAGCCTAAAAATTTGTCCGTGCTAAACCAGTCGTTGCGGGAAATTCCGGGTGTTGAGAAGGTATCTTTCGCGCTGGGTGCCCCCACTTCGCAAAATAATTTCGGCACGACCATGCGGCCCGATCCGTCCAATCCGAACAAGAAAATTCCGATTGCGCTCAAACTGGCTGATGCTGATTACCTCAAAACCTACGGATTAAAACTGCTGGCGGGGCGCTTTTTTGAGCATCGGGATACACTGTCCATTGCCAGCACTGTTCCGGAAGAGAAGCAGAAATATGCCTTTGTCGTGAACGAACGGACGGTTAAAGCCCTTGGTTTTTCGAAGCCTGAACAGGTTTTAGGGCGTAAAATCCGGGTGGAAGTCAATGACATTGATGCAGAAATTATTGGGGTCGTTAAAGATTTTCACACCAGCTCGCTGCGCGACCCGATTGGGCCGATGGTGATGATGAATTTCCCGAATTTTTACTATACCGTTGGTCTTAAATTAAAAACCAACGACTACGCGACGACGTTAGCGGCGGTTGAGCGGAGCTGGCAGCGCGTTTTTCCTAATTCGCTGTTTGAGGCTAAATTCTTGGACAACACGCTTCAGGAATTATACGACAATGAACAGCGTCAATTTACGTTGTTGCGGATTTCAGCCGGGCTGGCCCTGGTGATCTGCTGTCTGGGTTTGTGGGGATTGGCGACGTTTACCATCGAACGGCGGACGAAAGAAATTGGCGTGCGGAAGGTGCTGGGTGCCTCCACGACGGGCATTGTGGTGCTGATTTCGCGGGATTTTCTTAAACTCGTTCTGGTTGCCTTTATCGTTGCTTCGCCCGTTGCCTGGTACCTGATGGATAGCTGGTTAGCAAGCTTTAGTTACCGCATTTCCATCGAATGGTGGGTGTTTGCGCTGGTGGGTGTTGTGGCCCTTGGCATTGCCTTTTTAACGGTAAGTTTCCAGAGTATCAAGGCAGCGTTCATGAATCCGGTGAAAAGCCTGAAAACGGAATAATCATGCTGCAAAACTATTTTAAAATTGCCTGGCGGAATTTATGGCGTAATAGGCTATATACGAGCCTAAACATCGGTGGGCTGGCTATTGGGCTGGCCGCCTGTTTGCTGATGGCGTTGTATGTCGATCATGAGTTTTCGTACGACGGTTTCCATGCGAATGCCGACCGGATTGTGCGGATAACCTCCGAAATGAAAACGCCCGAAGCACCCCTGACGCTGGCTTCCAGCCCGGTTCCTCTGGCAACGATGCTCAAACAGGATTATCCAGAGGTAGAAACCGCCGTGCGGCTAACGCCTTTTGAAGCGGTGGTGCGGCACGAAGAGAAGTTGATCAAAGAGCCTGATATTTATTACGCTGATAAAGACGTATTTGCGGTTTTTTCATATCCGTTTCTGGTAGGAAATCCAGCGACAGCTTTGGCCAACCCCAACAGCGTGGTGCTGACGGAGCGGTTTGCCAAAAAGTATTTTGGAAAGACGGATGTGTTGGGCCAGACCATCGAGTTCGCTAAACAGCCCTATCAGGTTACGGGCGTGATGGCCGACGCACCCAGCAATACCGATCTCCCCGTGAACGCCCTGTTGTGGCGAGAGTTCAAGGGAGTGCGTTCGTGGGTGGAAGATGACTTTCCATGTTATACCTACGTGCTTTTCCGGGAACAGCCTAACCTGCCAGAATTTAGCAAAAAGCTACGGCAAATCGCCGACAAATACGCCAATCCAGAACTAAAGAAGATGGGCGCAGAAGGCTATTCCCTTACATTTCCGGTGGAATTGCTGAAGGATGTGCATTACAGCCAGGGCAAAATGGCCGATACGCCCAAAGGCAACCGGCAGTATGGGTATCTGTTTGCGTTTCTGGCCGTTTTTGTGCTGGCCATTGCCTTACTAAACTACATCAATCTCCTGACTGCCAAGGCCGCCGAACGGGCAAAAGAGGTTGGCGTGCGGAAGGCCAACGGTGCGCAGCGGGGCCAGCTAATCCGCCAATTTTTGCTCGAATCGGCCTTGTTAAGTGGGATTGCCATCATCGGGGCTGTGGTTTTGATGGAAACGGTCATTCCCTTCTTCAACGAATTACTGACTATCAGGCTCTATATTTCGTGGGCCGGGGGGCTGCCACTGCTTGCTCTTTCGTGGGTGTTGATTACGCTGCTGGGGGGGCTATATCCGGCTTTTGTGCTATCAAGTTATCGTCCGGTTGACGTGTTGAAAGGCCGGTTTGGTGGGTACGGCAAGGGAGCCTGGCTGCGAAAGTCAATTATTGTGTTCCAGTTTGTTTTGTCGGTGGGGATGATCGTCGGCGTACTGGTCATCCGGCGGCAGATGGACTATTTGCAGACCTACGACTTAGGGCTTCGTAAAGAACAGGTACTGAGCCTTTATTTGCCCGACGATTCGACGGCACGGGCGGGTGCTCCGGCGCTGGCTGATAAGCTGAAAAGTCGCAACGAAATCGGTGAAGTGAGCCTTGGGACAGGTTTGCAGGTAGGAAGTTTATTGCCCATGGCCTCCACCACCATTCTTTCGAACGGAAAGAAGCGCGAGCTGATGAGCAATTACCTGTCTATTGATGACCAATTTCTACCGCTTTTAGGCATTAGACTGAAAGAGGGCCGCAACTTATCGGCGGCTTCAAAAACCGATCTGAATGGCAGTTTTCTGGTGAACGAAGCTTTTATCAGGATGGCTGGCTGGAAAGAAGGCGTGGGGCAATCCATGGATGGGTTTGGTCACAAAGGAAAGGTGGTTGGCGTGGTCAAAAACTTTCATTATCGCTCGTTGCATAATCCGGTTGAGCCGTTAGTCCTGATTTACAATACGTTCCCGGCCAATAACCTGATTTTGAAACTGAAGCCGGAAGACCTGCCGATTGTCCAGAATCTCTGGAAAGCGCATTACCCCAATTATCCGTTTGATTATAAGTTTCTGGAAGAATCACTTGCCGCGCAGTACCGCAAAGAGCACATCATGACCGCTGTTTTCAACGGCTTTGCGGCCCTGACCATCGTGGTTTCCTGCCTGGGACTGTTTGCGCTGACGACCTTCACCACGGAGCGGCGGACCAAAGAAATTGGCATTCGGAAAGTGCTGGGTGCTTCGGTTGTGAGCATCGTGGCGTTGCTGTCGAAAGATTTTCTAATTCTAATTCTTATCGCCATCTTTATTGCCTCGCCGCTGGCCTGGTATGCCATGGATCAATGGTTGCAGAGCTTCAGTTATCGGATTACTATTTCGGGGTGGATTTTTGCGCTGGCTGGTAGCCTGGCTCTCTTCACGGCACTTTTAACGGTAAGTTTTCAGTCGCTAAAAGCAGCGTTTATGAATCCGGTTCGGTCTTTAAAGAATGAATAAGAGTCTGTCCAAAATACTCCTAACAAGATCATGAAAACACTACTTACTTTTTTACTGGCCGGACTTAGTTTCGGCGTACTGGCGCAACGCTCGGTCATGCACAAGGAGGTGGACGACAATGGCAAGCGGCTTCGGATTCGCGTTGACATGGAACAGGGCGACAAGTCGCTGCATTTCAAGCAGGACTACGACGTTCGGGGAATGACGCCGGAGCAAAAGGCCCGCATTGAAGCTTTTGTGATGGATTCGCTGGGTCTTTCGAACCAGAGCAAGGCACAAGTTTACGTGCAGGGCAGAGCCGAGGGTTGGGGCCAGGCGGCCAGAAACTACGAAAAAGTAGCGCGGCAAAGTGATGGCTGGGGGAGTAATCAATCGGCGATCCGAACGAACGGAGCTACGAGTCAGGGCTGGGGCGAAGCCAGACCCACTTACGCTTCAGCAAAGCCCGAAATGGAGCAGGTTATGGGCCGGATTCCGTATTCGAAGATGATCAAAGAAGACAAAGAAAATAAGCGTCTCTGGATGCATTTTGAGTATAAATTAGACGGTGAGGATAAGGTTTTTGAGCGGACTATCAACCTGGAAGGCAAAACCGAGCGGGAAAAGAAACGGCTCATCGAAGAAACTGAGCGTAGCTTGGGGCTGTCCGTGGCGCAGTAACTTAATTAACGTTTTTTAACGGCCTGCTTGGCCAAAGAGCGTCTATCTTTAGGAGCGTTCAAGACGAACATTCATAAAGGTAGACGCTCGCTTTATGTTACAGAATTACTTCAAAATTGCCTGGCGGAATTTAACGACGCACTGGAGCTATACGTCGCTGAATATCATTGGCTTGGCTGCTGGTATGGCAGGCGGATTGCTCATCTTTTTGTTTCTGCGTCATCATCTCAGTACGGACCGGCATCATGCCAAATTTGACCGGATTTTCCGGGTAGTAACGGACCTGCGCCTGGATGATGGTTCTGTAGAACACTATCCAGAAGCGCCTTTGCCGATGGCGAAGACCCTCCGCACCGACTACCCGCAGGTGGAGCAGGCGGCTTACTTGAAGATGAACCGCGAGCTGACTGTTAGTCTCAAACGACCCGGCCAAACGGCACCCACCCGATTTCTGGAACATAAAAGCACCGCCCTGGTAGAGCCAAAACTATTTGATATTCTGGATTATCGCTGGCTACGGGGCAATCCGGCCACGGCGCTCCGCGAGCCAAACAGCGTTGTTTTGACTGAATCGTGGGCACGACGGTATTTTGGTAATACTGATCCAATGGGGCAAACGCTGAATTTAAACCACCTGACCGACGCCAAAGTGACTGGCATTCTGGCCGATCCGCCCAAAACGACCGACCTTGACATTCAGTTGTTTATCTCCATAAAAACCCTGCCCATCCTGATTCCCGACTATGAGTTAGACAGCTGGTGGGGACTTAGCTCCACCGACCGGGTATACGTAACACTCAAAAATCCGGCTTCGGTTGGAGCGATGCAGGCGGCCATTCCCGCCCTGCTGAAAAGACAGTTTGGCGACATGGCGCGCTATTACCAGTTTCAGTTTCAGCCACTTGCCGACGTCCACTTCGACGTTCAGCGCGTGGTGGGTGGGGCCACGGCCATCCGGCCATCGTTGCTCTGGTCGCTGGGTTTGATTGGCTTATTTCTGGTGCTGACGGCCTGCATCAATTTCATCAATCTGACCACCGTTCAGGCATTGCGTCGGAGTAAGGAGGTAGGCATTCGCAAGACGCTCGGCAGCACGCGGGGACAATTGATTCGGCAATTTTTTATAGAAACAACGCTCATTGTCTTAGTGGCCACCGTTCTGGCACTTTTAATGGTGAAAGTAAGCTTGCCTTTATTCAACCAGTGGTTAACGATAAATTTGGGTCTAGGCCTTGAAAGTCAAGTAATTGGCTTTTTTTGTTTGCTGGTTGGATTGGTAATCGTGCTGGCGGGCGCTTATCCCGCCGCCGTGTTGTCGGGTTTTAGCCCCTGGGCCGCTTTGAAAGGGAAGCTGCCCGCCAAGGCAAGCGGTGGTTACTCCCTGCGCCAATCCCTGATTGTGGTGCAATTTGTTATCTGTCAGGCCCTGATTGTTGGGGCGCTAGTGGTAGCCACGCAGGTACGTTATCTGCGAACTGCCGAAATTGGTTTCAACAAGGACAATGTAGTGATGGTAACTTTGCCCAATACCCAAAAGGCGGCTCGGGAAACGTTCAAAAATAGCCTGTTGGCTTATCCAGAGATCAAATCGATTAGTGCCAGCTACCGGCCTCCTTCGGCCCAGGTCATGAACGGAGGGTCTTTTAAACTGGGCAACAAGGCCGAGTGGGAAGCTTTTCCGGTGCGGGAGCGTTTGGCCGATGCCGACTACCTGACTACCTACGGATTAAAACTGGTGGCAGGCCGCAACATCACGCCGAGCGACACGATTCGGGAGTATCTGGTTAACGAAGCTTTTCTAAAGAAAATAGGTATTCAGGATCCAAACAAAGTGCTGGGGACGAAAATGCAATACCACCTTTCGCCCGTTGCTGCGCCTATTGTGGGGGTCGTAAAAGACTTCCACCAGCGCTCGTTGCACGAAGAAATTGCACCTTGTATCATTGCCAGCCACGCGGCCATGTTCCAGCGGGTAGGGATTCGGGTGACGGGGCAAAATCCGTCGCAGACCATCCAGCGCATTCGAACGACCTGGGAGCAGCTGTATCCCGATGAAGTCTTTGAATATGAGTACTTAGACAAGCAGTTAGCGCAATTTTATGAAGCAGAAAACTTGCTGTTTCGCCTGGTAAACACGTTTGCCGGTATTGCCATCCTGATCTGTTGCCTCGGGTTATACGGGCTTATTTCCTTCATTGTCGTGCAGCGGACCAAAGAAATTGGCATTCGGAAAGTGCTGGGTGCTTCGGCGGCGGGCATTGTGGCCTTGCTTTCCCGAGATTTCCTCAAACTGGTGGTAATTGCTATAGCCATTGCCTCACCCATCGCGTGGTGGACGATGAGGCAATGGCTACAGGAATTTGCCTATAAAATTGACCTGGCTTGGTGGATGTTCGCGCTGTCTGGTTTGTTGGCAGTGTGTATTGCGCTGGCAACCGTCAGTGTCAAAAGCATCAAAGCAGCCCGCATGAATCCAGTGCAGAGTTTACGGGCTGATTAAGAGGCTATTTAGCCAAACCAGCTTCGGCCAGTAAAAGCAGCAAAATCTGTTGTAGACCCAAATGACCCTTGTCATTTAACCACCATTCTTGCAGCGAGTGGGCTCCACCCGCTTTGCCACCGCTGCCGATGGTAACGGCGGGAACGCCCAGCGAAATAGGAATATTGGCGTTTGTCGAACTAACATCCAGGGCTGGCGAACCGCCGAGATAAGTCGAAGCGGCGGCGGCGCGTTGCACCAAAGGCAGCGTTGCGGCAATGGTACCCGATGGCCGGTCACCAATCTTTTTCACGTCTACCGTCAGGTCCGGACCGGAGCGTTTGAGGCCGTTTTCTTCTTTCAACGCTTTTTGAACGGCGGCTTGCAGCAGCGCGTCGATGCCGTTGAGCCGTTCCGGGCTTTCGGAGCGCATGTCGATTTCCATCCACGATTCATACGGAATGGCGTTGACCGAGGTGCCGCCGCCAATGACGCTCACGCTGTAGGTGGTGCGGATTCCCTGGCGGGTGAATTTGTCAGCTTCGGCGGTGAAATAATAAATGGCTTTTCCCAGCGCACTGTGCGGATTTACGATGCCGAAGGCTCCGTAAGAGTGCCCGCCCGGTCCTTTAAAGGTGATCCGATACCGATGAGACCCCAGTCCACGGTGAACAATTTCATCAATTCCCGAGCCGTCTACGCCAATGTACGAATCAACTTTAGGCCCGCCTTTGCGGAAAAGGTGCTTCATGCCGCGCAGGTCGCCGAGACCTTCTTCGCCTACCGTGCCCACAAAAAGCACATCGGCATCCGTCTCGATTTTGGCTTTCTCCATGCCCTTGAGCACGGCAACGAGCGAAACCAGGCCGCGCGTGTCATCGCCCACACCGGGAGCGTACAAGGTGTCGCCTTTTTGCTTGACTTTCACGTCGGTACCTTCTGGGAAAACGGTGTCGAGGTGGGCTTCAACCATCACGGTTTTCTTGCCGGTGCGCCCCTTGCGCTTGGCAATCACGTTGCTGACCTCATCAATCCAGACCGAATCGGCACCCGCCTCTTTCAGCATCTCCGCGTATTTTTTCGCCCGAACCTGCTCTTTGAAGGGCGGCGCGGGAATTTCGGTGAGCATAATCAGGTCTTGTTTGGTCTGGGGTTCCAGTTCCATAAAGGTCTGGAACGCCGCCTTAACCGCCGGTCGGGTGGCCAGTGTCTTGATCTCAGCTTCGTAGCGTTTGTCGATGGTGGGCTTGGGCGCCGTCTCCTGGGCACGAAGCGAGGGCGTTGCCCCAGCCATCAGAAGCAAGCCAAGCGCCAATGTAAATCGATAATTCATAATAGTTGTGAAATGTAAATAATCAAGCTTTAACGAACCTGCTTTTCCATCGGCTAAAATACTGGAAAGTAACCAAGGAAGCAGAAAAGGCCTTGTCCGCAAATGGGCAAGAGCCGTCCGTTTGCGGACATATTGCTGATGTTTCAATTAGGAGTTTGTTGGTAATCAGTTGTTTATATATTTGGTATATCATTTGGTCAGTAAAAGAATATTCTGGCTTAATCCACACCTTTGATAAAATATGCTTCGTAATTATATCAAAATCGCCTTTCGGAATCTGTGGAAATCCAAAGTGTTTTCTGGAGTCAATATCGCGGGGCTGGCCTTGGGAATCACGGCCTTCGTGCTGATTCTGGAATACATCAGTTTTGAAAAAAGCTACAACCAGTTCCACGCCAATTTGCCGACGCTGCACCGCGTCTTGTTGAAATACGGTGGCGATGGACCCGATAATGACTTTGTTCCGGCGGCAATGGCCCCGGCGCTGAAGCTGAATTTTAGTGAAGTAAACGCTTTTTGTCGCCTGGCTTTTGTCCAGAACGGCATTGTTACGCTTGAAAGCAAGAACACCAAAAAAGGTCTGCAAGCTATCCGGGAAGCAAATTCGATTTGTGTGGATGGCGACTTTTTCGAGATGTTTTCATTTCCAATCGTAGCCGGTTCGCCTTCCCTGTACGCACCCAACACGGTTGCGATTTCGGCGTCTAAAGCGAAGGCTTATTTCGGGGCCGAAAATGCCGTGGGTAAAGTCCTGACGCTCAATAACCAGTTTGGTAAAATTGCCTATACCGTTGTGGCCGTTTTTGCCGACATACCGGCTAATTCCGACCTTCAGTTTGACATGGTGTATTCAATGGCGACGCTAATTACTGCCGCAAAAGAGAGCCATAATGACTGGGCGCGGCTGGATCGCTGGGAAGGGGCCTTTTCGCAGGCCATTGTGCAGCTTGATCCGCAGGCAAATCCCGCCGTATTCGAAAAGCAGGCCAGTAAGCTGGTGCAGACCTACCGCCCTAAAACAAATGATCGGATTCGGTTGCAACCGCTTGCTTATTTGCATCTGGGAGCCAGCCTCTCTGATGAGCGGCCAACGGTCGAGAAGCTGGGTTTTATTTACCTGTTGGGTGGTATTGCGCTCTTAATTCTGACCATCGCCTGGCTGAATTACGTAAATCTGTCTACGGCGGGCGCTTTGAAACGGGCCAAAGAGGTAGGCGTGCGGAAGGTAGTTGGGGCTAATCGGGCGCAAATCGCGATGCAGTTTCTGAGCGAGTCTCTCTTGTTAAATCTGCTGGGCTTTGCATTGGCTGCGGTTCTGATCGGCGTGTTACAAGCGCCTTTCAACGAATTGATTGGCAAGGATTTATCGTTCGATGTGATCGCGCAGGGTCAGGTTTGGGTACTGGCGTTGGTGGCGGTAGTGATCGGAGCCTTGGCATCGGGGGGCTACGCGGCTTTTGTGTTGTCGGGCTTTCCGGTATTGAGCATCATCAAAGGCATTGTTTCCAAAGGAAGAAAGCCGGGTCTGACGGCGACTTCATCGGTGCGCCAGACTTTAGTGGTGGTTCAATTTGCCATTTCCATCGTGCTGATCATCGCGACGGTGGTGCTGTACCGGCAGCTTTCGTTCATGCAAAACCGAAATCTGGGCATGAATCTCGAGCAGTTGCTGGTCATCAAGGGCGCGGAAGTAGGCGATGATGCGACGCGGCAGGCGGGAAAGGTGGCCTTTCGGAACGAGATTGCCCAACTGCCGTATGTGAGCAGCTTCTGTAACTCGGGCAGTGTACCGGGCGGCTGGTACAACTTCAATTCCGATGGGGTCACTCGAATGAATCCGAACCCCGGCGACGAAAAGAAAAACTACGCCGTGACGTATGCCGACAATCGGTTTATTCCTACTTATGGCATAAAGCTGGCGGCAGGGGAGAATTTTACGGCTGAAATGTGCGACAAAGCCACCGAAGCAGGCCGCGTTTTACTGAATGAGCGAGCCGTTAAATCGCTTGGTTTCAGTTCTGCGCAGGCAGCGGTTGGACAAAAGATAAAGTTCAATACGGAGTTTGAAATCGTAGGCGTTATTACAGATTATCACCACCAATCGTTGCAGCAAAGCATTGAGCCACTCCTGATCTTTCCGGCTTATCCAGGCAGTAATTACACGCTGCGGCTGAATACAAACGAAATTCAAACCAAAATTGCCGGGCTGGAGCAGCGCTACAAACGACTTTTTCCGGGAAATCCATTCGAGTATTATTTCGTCAGTGAAAACTACAACAAACAGTACCAGACCGAACAAAAATACGGGCGAATCTTCACCACGGCGGCCGGACTGGCGATTTTTATTGCCTGTCTTGGGCTGTTTGGACTAGCCACCTTTACGGCGGAACAACGCACCAAAGAGATTGGCGTCCGAAAAGTGCTGGGCGCTTCGGCGGGGAGCATTGTGGCGTTGCTCTCGCGGGATTTCCTCAAACTGGTGGTCATTGCCATTATCATTGCGACGCCGCTTGCCTGGTACGCCATGAATCGGTGGTTGCAGGATTTTGCCTATCGGGTGGAATTAAGTTGGTGGATGTTCGTACTGGCTGGCGGCATTGCGATGCTGATTGCGTTGGCGACAGTTAGTTTCCAGTCGCTGAAGGCGGCTTTGGTGAATCCGGTGAAAAGCCTAAAAAGTGAATAACTCATGCTACAGAACTATTTCAAAATTGCCTGGCGGAATCTATGGCGTAACCGTCTGCTGACAACGATCAACGTAACCGGTCTGGCGCTCGGTCTGGCGTGTGCCTTGCTGATTGGCCTGTGGGTGAACGACGAATTGAGCTTTAATCGATCCTACAAAAATCTGGATAGCCTGTATGCCGTCAAACTGGTTTATGCGGATGGCCAGGCGGGCGACAATACATCCGGGCCGCTGGCGGAGGCGCTCAAGGAGAAAGTGCCCGGTATCGAGAAAGCCACCAAGATGACGGTTTGGGATAATCAGTTTCTCATTAAAGTGGGCCAAAAATCGGGTAAAGAAACCGGAAATTACGTGTCCGATGACTTTTTTGAGGTCTTCCAACTGAACGCTCTACAAGGAAGCCCCAGCCGTGCGCTTCAATCGCCCAACCAGATTGTCATCAGCCGTAAGCTGGCCATGACGTACTTCAACACCGTTCAGGCGGTGGGACAACGGCTGCAATTGAACGGCGACAAGACGTACGTAGTCGGAGCGGTGATCGAAGACATTCCCCAAAATACGTCGGTACACCTGGATTGGTTTGTTAACTTCAAGGTGCAGGAAGAAGACTACATGCGAAATTGGGAC of Tellurirhabdus bombi contains these proteins:
- a CDS encoding M20/M25/M40 family metallo-hydrolase; the encoded protein is MNYRFTLALGLLLMAGATPSLRAQETAPKPTIDKRYEAEIKTLATRPAVKAAFQTFMELEPQTKQDLIMLTEIPAPPFKEQVRAKKYAEMLKEAGADSVWIDEVSNVIAKRKGRTGKKTVMVEAHLDTVFPEGTDVKVKQKGDTLYAPGVGDDTRGLVSLVAVLKGMEKAKIETDADVLFVGTVGEEGLGDLRGMKHLFRKGGPKVDSYIGVDGSGIDEIVHRGLGSHRYRITFKGPGGHSYGAFGIVNPHSALGKAIYYFTAEADKFTRQGIRTTYSVSVIGGGTSVNAIPYESWMEIDMRSESPERLNGIDALLQAAVQKALKEENGLKRSGPDLTVDVKKIGDRPSGTIAATLPLVQRAAAASTYLGGSPALDVSSTNANIPISLGVPAVTIGSGGKAGGAHSLQEWWLNDKGHLGLQQILLLLLAEAGLAK
- a CDS encoding ABC transporter permease, whose translation is MLRNYIKIAFRNLWKSKVFSGVNIAGLALGITAFVLILEYISFEKSYNQFHANLPTLHRVLLKYGGDGPDNDFVPAAMAPALKLNFSEVNAFCRLAFVQNGIVTLESKNTKKGLQAIREANSICVDGDFFEMFSFPIVAGSPSLYAPNTVAISASKAKAYFGAENAVGKVLTLNNQFGKIAYTVVAVFADIPANSDLQFDMVYSMATLITAAKESHNDWARLDRWEGAFSQAIVQLDPQANPAVFEKQASKLVQTYRPKTNDRIRLQPLAYLHLGASLSDERPTVEKLGFIYLLGGIALLILTIAWLNYVNLSTAGALKRAKEVGVRKVVGANRAQIAMQFLSESLLLNLLGFALAAVLIGVLQAPFNELIGKDLSFDVIAQGQVWVLALVAVVIGALASGGYAAFVLSGFPVLSIIKGIVSKGRKPGLTATSSVRQTLVVVQFAISIVLIIATVVLYRQLSFMQNRNLGMNLEQLLVIKGAEVGDDATRQAGKVAFRNEIAQLPYVSSFCNSGSVPGGWYNFNSDGVTRMNPNPGDEKKNYAVTYADNRFIPTYGIKLAAGENFTAEMCDKATEAGRVLLNERAVKSLGFSSAQAAVGQKIKFNTEFEIVGVITDYHHQSLQQSIEPLLIFPAYPGSNYTLRLNTNEIQTKIAGLEQRYKRLFPGNPFEYYFVSENYNKQYQTEQKYGRIFTTAAGLAIFIACLGLFGLATFTAEQRTKEIGVRKVLGASAGSIVALLSRDFLKLVVIAIIIATPLAWYAMNRWLQDFAYRVELSWWMFVLAGGIAMLIALATVSFQSLKAALVNPVKSLKSE